CGGCGGTGCCGTTCCAAGACATCAAGACAATTTATCTTCCGGTATCACAGGGCGCGTTCGCGGCGACAGCGGCGTTGGAGCTTGCGATGCTACCGATGCCGCAGACGGTGCCCCCGGACACGCAGATCGGTTGGCGGTCGATCGTGGTGGATCTTCCGCTGGTTCATCGGCTATTGCCGATGCGGCTGATGTGTGCGCTATGCGTCATCGGCTGCGCCAGCGTGCTCATCACGATGTTGCATGACGCACGTCGGAGTGTGTGGTGGGCCGTCCTGCTCGCATGGAACCCACTGACCATCAGCGAAGCCGCGGGTAACGGACACCAGGACTGGCTGGGCATCCTGCTGGTGTTGATCGCGCTACGCCAACTCCAGCACGACCGCGGCAGCAGAGCCGGCATCGCGCTTGGGCTGGCGGCACTCGTGAAGCCCCATGTGCTGATCCTGCTGCCCTTCATGCTGCGACGCGCGTGGAACCGCCACGGCTTCGCGAAGGCTGCGCGGCAACTGCTCGCGACATCGACCGTGATCGCGCTGGTCGTGCTCGCGGTCATGCCGTGGCAGAACGGTTTCGCCGGCTGGTTCGAGACGATGACGAAGTTCGCCGGCGAATGGGAGGCGAACGGCCTGCTCTATCGGCTCACCGTCGATGGCCTGACCGACCCCGCCGCCCAAGGTCAGGACGCCTTCGCCGCCAAAGCCGCGGCACGGGCCGGCGCGGTGATTCTCCTCTCGGTGGCGTGGCTCGTGCTGTGGATCACGCGGGCGTCGGTGGCCGGCGCGGGATACGTGCTGTTCACGCTCGCGCTGGCGGTCTCGCCGGTCGCGTATCCGTGGTACCTGGGTTGGTCGCTGGCATTGGTGCCGCTGATCTCGACCTACCCGCGACTCGCCGGGCTGACGGTGCTGACGTGGTCAGCGACCATCGTCGTCGCGCACAACCTGTGGGACCAGCAAGCCGCAACAGGCATGTGGCGGTTGCCGTACGGCCTGCTCTGGTGGCAATACGCCCCGGTTTTTGCAGTGGCTCTGCTGGAGCTGAGTTTGGTGAAGCGCCAACCGATGGCGCACCAACTGGGGCGCAGGCCGATTCCTTGAACGGGATTCACAGCAGGCGACGAAGGTCGTCCATTGTGAGACGAACGTCCCTCAGAATCTTCGCAAGCAACCCAACGCCGAGCGGTTCGTTCCCATGCACCGGCACACTGGTGACCCGACCGTCCTCGTGACGAAGACGAACGTGACTACCGCGTTACCGCACAACATGGAACCCGACTTTACTCAGAGCGGCGATGAGCTGCCGCCCGGTCACCTGGGGGCGCGGCTCATGCTTCACCCAGCACGCGTTGAACGGCGATGAAATCTGGCGATTCGGGTTCTTCGTCTTCGAGGCAGAGCTCGATGACCTCACGGACCCGAACCTCGAGTTCCTCAAGAGTCGGTGCTTGTGTGTAGCAACCTGGCAGCGCAGGAACTTCAGCGACGAAGATGCCGTCGGAACCACGTTGCACGATGACGTCGAAGGCTCGCTTCATGATTCAATCCTTCTCTTTCGCCACGCCCAGCTCGCGTTCGAGTTCGCTTTCGAGTTCGTCGAGCTTGCCGAGCTCGGCGCGTTCCTCGGCGACGACGTCGGCTTCGATCAGGCGGTCGATCTCGTCGTCGGTGACGAGTTCTTCGCTGCTGGCGGTGCTCATGCCGCCGGTGTCTTGCATGGTGTCGAGGAACAAGTCCATGCGTTCCTCGACCGACTCGGCCTGGGTCATCGCCTTCTCGAAGTCGGCCTGGGTCTTGGTCAGGTCCATCTCGCCGAACGCCTTGCCGATCTCGGCGGCGATGAGGTTCATGCTCTCGGCGAACTGCTGACTGCTGCGCGCTTGCTGCTGGACGAGTTGGGCGTTCTTGATCGCGAGCAGTTGTCGCTCGAGCATCTTCTTGACCGTGGCGGTCTTCTTGAGCGCGTTGCGGATGAAGAGGTACTGGTCGTTGTCGCCGATCTTGCGGGCCTGCTTGGCGTGCTTGATGAAGTCGTCGGCGAACTTTTCCTGTTGTCGGATCGACTTCTCGATGGACTTCACGCCGCGGCGGATTTTCATCTCGCGCTCGATGCGGCGTTCGTCTTTGCTCTTGAACAAGCCCATGCGCGCGGTTCCTACTTCTTCTTGTAGCGGACGGTGGCGATGAAGAACAGGGTGATCACCAGCGGGATGCCCAAGACGCTGACCCACATGATGGTGAGCCAGATGTTGAAATCGCCGAGCGTGACGCGGGTGGATTCGGGAGCTTCCTCCTCAGTGTCGCCTTCGTCGGTTTGAGCAGCCTCGGTTTCGGCCTCCGTTTCGGCCTCGGCGGCTTCGTCGGTCGACTCCGTGTCGGCTTCCGACTCGATCACTTCAACCTCGGCGGCCGGTTCGGGCTCGGCGGGATCCTGCGCGAGGACCGTCGTGGCGGGGAGCAGCAACGCGATGAGGATCAGCAGCTTGGTCATGTCGAGAACAGTCTAGCGGGGTTCGGCGGAAATCTGGCGTTGGCGGACGGCCTTGTCGGCTTCGGCGAAGGCTTCCTCGTCCTTGACGTTGCCGCGATCAAGGTCGGCCCAGATGTCCATCAGCTCTTGGCCCGGCTCGCCGAGGGTTGCGTTGATCAAGGCGGAGCGATCGCTCTCGGTACCGATCTCGAGCAGTTCGTCGAGCTGTTCGAGGTACATCTCCTGCGACACGTCCTCGCGTTCGATGAGTTCGGTGATCTTGGCGGCGTCCTTCGGGGCGAGCTTGAGTCGGCCGAGTGCTTTGCCCTTGTTCTCGTTCTCGCGGAGCATCCGCAGGCGTGTGACGGTGAGCAGCTCCTTACCGCGAATCGTGAGTTCGCGGGCGCTGAGCAACTGCTCCTGCGTCTTCATCTCGAAGTCTTGGGCGAGTGCCCGGCGTAGCTCCGGCGACTTCGTCTCGGCACCCTGCTTGAAGAGCTTCTGCTTTGCGTCGGCGGCGTCG
This genomic window from Planctomycetota bacterium contains:
- a CDS encoding glycosyltransferase 87 family protein, producing the protein LKTTPTDAVKLRPRNSALIILLGTALLQTVAIVLMPPALSDDALRYRADGKLWLLGESPYAHTPARLREIAEDDNEFELDLLDAAVPFQDIKTIYLPVSQGAFAATAALELAMLPMPQTVPPDTQIGWRSIVVDLPLVHRLLPMRLMCALCVIGCASVLITMLHDARRSVWWAVLLAWNPLTISEAAGNGHQDWLGILLVLIALRQLQHDRGSRAGIALGLAALVKPHVLILLPFMLRRAWNRHGFAKAARQLLATSTVIALVVLAVMPWQNGFAGWFETMTKFAGEWEANGLLYRLTVDGLTDPAAQGQDAFAAKAAARAGAVILLSVAWLVLWITRASVAGAGYVLFTLALAVSPVAYPWYLGWSLALVPLISTYPRLAGLTVLTWSATIVVAHNLWDQQAATGMWRLPYGLLWWQYAPVFAVALLELSLVKRQPMAHQLGRRPIP
- a CDS encoding type II toxin-antitoxin system HicB family antitoxin; this encodes MKRAFDVIVQRGSDGIFVAEVPALPGCYTQAPTLEELEVRVREVIELCLEDEEPESPDFIAVQRVLGEA